Proteins from a single region of Macadamia integrifolia cultivar HAES 741 unplaced genomic scaffold, SCU_Mint_v3 scaffold3056, whole genome shotgun sequence:
- the LOC122067679 gene encoding polygalacturonase non-catalytic subunit AroGP2-like produces MTHPISLFGLLVVSYFRGFQAENVFLQYWEEHIGLPQPPHWLVTKASPLNLHQEAMFIKLMEEKELVSHLRSFYKQANIVCSTNAIEKNKTENTTLPPIAKWNGDKDKYDDLPDETPLSVANQGGLPYFRKSMVKKGSFIIVPDLRDPMSYKSFLSRPLASKIPFSFARIEELKKLFGVEDESNMDDYIQHSLEICKKSPIRGELRGCATSAEDLIDFVVEKLGRHVHVWSTESIEGSYENVTIGNVKVIHGNLSEPPTLCHSLPFLFQVYYCHVFKEVKVYAVDIHTKKKVNHAIMACHYDTSTWSPNHLAFKLMGFGPGLIEVCHWMNENGVIWTKISH; encoded by the exons ATGACTCATCCCATTTCATTGTTTGGACTTTTGGTAGTATCATACTTTAGG ggttttcaagcTGAAAATGTTTTCTTACAATATTGGGAAGAGCATATTGGTCTTCCACAACCTCCACATTGGTTAGTTACAAAGGCTTCTCCATTAAACCTACATCAGGAGGCAATGTTTATAAAACttatggaagaaaaagaattgGTTTCCCACCTACGATCATTCTATAAGCAAGCTAACATTGTTTGTTCTACAAATGCAATAGagaagaacaaaacagaaaacacAACCCTACCACCTATAGCCAAGTGGAATGGTGACAAAGATAAATATGATGATCTTCCTGATGAAACACCCCTATCAGTTGCCAACCAAGGGGGTTTGCCATATTTCCGGAAATCAATGGTGAAAAAGGGAAGTTTCATTATTGTCCCCGATCTAAGGGACCCAATGTCATATAAATCATTCTTGTCGCGACCTTTAGCATCAAaaatccctttttcttttgcccggattgaagaattgaagaagcttTTTGGTGTAGAAGATGAATCAAATATGGATGATTATATTCAACACAGCCTCGAGATATGCAAAAAGAGCCCCATTCGAGGTGAGCTAAGAGGTTGTGCGACTTCCGCTGAAGATCTcattgattttgttgttgagAAATTAGGGCGCCATGTACATGTATGGAGTACTGAGAGCATTGAAGGATCCTACGAGAATGTTACAATTGGAAATGTGAAAGTCATCCATGGAAACCTATCTGAACCACCAACCTTATGTCATAGTCTACCATTCCTATTTCAAGTCTATTATTGCCATGTTTTTAAGGAAGTAAAAGTATATGCAGTTGATATACATACTaagaagaaagtgaatcatGCAATCATGGCATGCCACTATGATACATCAACTTGGAGCCCAAATCATCTTGCTTTTAAGCTAATGGGTTTTGGTCCAGGCTTAATTGAAGTCTGTCATTGGATGAATGAGAATGGAGTGATTTGGACAAAAATTTCACATTGA